A single window of Balaenoptera ricei isolate mBalRic1 chromosome 15, mBalRic1.hap2, whole genome shotgun sequence DNA harbors:
- the BCKDK gene encoding 3-methyl-2-oxobutanoate dehydrogenase [lipoamide] kinase, mitochondrial isoform X1, with translation MILASVLGSGPRGGPALWPLLGPALSLRARSTSATDTHHVEMARERSKTVTSFYNQSAIDVAAEKPSVRLTPTMMLYSGRSQDGSHLLKSARYLQQELPVRIAHRIKGFRSLPFIIGCNPTILHVHELYIRAFQKLTDFPPIKDQADDAQYCQLVRQLLDDHKDVVTLLAEGLRESRKHIEDEKLVRYFLDKTLTSRLGIRMLATHHLALHEDKPDFVGIICTRLSPKKIIEKWVDFARRLCEHKYGNAPRVRINGHVAARFPFIPMPLDYILPELLKNAMRATMESHLDTPYNVPDVVITIANNDIDLVIRISDRGGGIAHKDLDRVMDYHFTTAEASTQDPRISPLFGHLDLHSGGQSGPMHGFGFGLPTSRAYAEYLGGSLRLQSLQGIGTDVYLRLRHIDGREESFRI, from the exons ATGATACTGGCTTCCGTGCTGGGGAGCGGACCCCGGGGCGGGCCAGCACTCTGGCCTCTCTTGGGGCCCGCACTCTCTCTCCGGGCCCGCTCCACATCAGCCACCGATACCCACCACGTGGAGATGGCACGGGAGCGCTCCAAAACAGTCACCTCCTTTTACAACCAATCGGCCATCGATGTGGCAGCGGAGAAG CCCTCAGTCCGTCTCACTCCGACCATGATGCTCTATTCAGGCCGCTCTCAGGATGGCAGTCACCTTCTG aaAAGTGCCCGGTACTTGCAGCAGGAGTTGCCAGTGAGGATCGCTCACCGTATCAAGGGCTTCCGCAGCCTTCCTTTCATCATTGGCTGCAACCCCACCATACTGCACGTG CACGAGCTGTACATCCGTGCCTTCCAGAAGCTGACAGACTTCCCTCCG ATCAAGGACCAGGCGGACGATGCCCAGTACTGCCAGCTGGTGCGACAGCTGTTGGACGACCACAAGGATGTGGTGACCCTCTTAGCTGAGGGCCTGCGTGAGAGCCGGAAGCACATAGAG GATGAGAAGCTCGTCCGCTACTTCTTAGACAAGACGTTGACTTCAAGGCTTGGGATCCGCATGTTGGCTACACATCATCTGGCGCTACATGAGGACAAG CCCGACTTTGTTGGCATCATCTGCACTCGcctctcaccaaagaagattatTGAAAAATGGGTGGACTTTGCCAG ACGCCTGTGTGAACACAAGTATGGCAACGCCCCCCGAGTCCGCATCAATGGACATGTGGCTGCCCGTTTCCCCTTCATCCCGATGCCGCTGGACTACATCCTGCCCGAGCTGCTCAAGAATGCCATGAG AGCCACAATGGAGAGTCACCTAGACACTCCCTACAATGTCCCAGATGTGGTCATCACCATCGCCAACAATGATATCGATCTCGTCATCAG GATTTCAGACCGGGGCGGGGGAATCGCTCACAAAGACCTGGATCGGGTTATGGACTACCACTTCACTACGGCTGAGGCCAGCACCCAGGACCCCCGGATCAGCCCCCTCTTCGGCCACCTGGACCTGCACAGTGGCGGCCAGTCGGGACCCATGCACGG CTTTGGCTTCGGGCTGCCCACATCGCGGGCCTACGCAGAGTACCTCGGTGGTTCCCTTCGGCTGCAGTCCCTACAGGGCATTGGCACGGACGTCTACCTGCGGCTCCGTCACATCGACGGCCGGGAGGAAAGCTTCCGCATCTGA
- the VKORC1 gene encoding vitamin K epoxide reductase complex subunit 1 isoform X2 → MGSTWRSPGWVRLALCLAGLGLSLYALHVKAARARDRDYRALCDVGTAISCSRVFSSRLPTGPLGICPAGVEFPGVSSWFCLPGLDPVLRAL, encoded by the exons ATGGGCAGTACCTGGCGGAGCCCTGGGTGGGTGCGGCTCGCTCTCTGCCTCGCGGGCTTAGGACTTTCTCTCTACGCGCTGCACGTGAAGGCGGCGCGCGCCCGGGACCGGGATTACCGCGCGCTCTGCGACGTGGGCACCGCCATCAGCTGTTCGCGCGTCTTCTCCTCCAG GTTGCCTACAGGGCCGCTGGGCATCTGTCCTGCTGGTGTTGAGTTCCCTGGTGTCTCTAGCTGGTTCTGTCTACCTGGCCTGGATCCTGTTCTTCGTGCTCTATGA
- the KAT8 gene encoding histone acetyltransferase KAT8 isoform X2 — protein MAAQGAAAAIAAATSGVAGEGEPGPGENVAVEGTSPSPGRVSPPTPARGEPEVTVEIGETYLCRRPDSTWHSAEVIQSRVNDQEGREEFYVHYVGFNRRLDEWVDKNRLALTKTVKDAVQKNSEKYLSELAEQPERKITRNQKRKHDEINHVQKTYAEMDPTTAALEKEHEAITKVKYVDKIHIGNYEIDAWYFSPFPEDYGKQPKLWLCEYCLKYMKYEKSYRFHLGQCQWRQPPGKEIYRKSNISVYEVDGKDHKIYCQNLCLLAKLFLDHKTLYFDVEPFVFYILTEVDRQGAHIVGYFSKEKESPDGNNVACILTLPPYQRRGYGKFLIAFSYELSKLESTVGSPEKPLSDLGKLSYRSYWSWVLLEILRDFRGTLSIKDLSQMTSITQNDIISTLQSLNMVKYWKGQHVICVTPKLVEEHLKSAQYKKPPITVDSVCLKWAPPKHKQVKLSKK, from the exons ATGGCGGCACAAGGAGCAGCTGCGGCGATTGCGGCGGCGACTTCAGGGGTCGCGGGGGAGGGCGAGCCCGGGCCCGGCGAGAATGTGGCGGTCGAGGGGACCTCCCCGTCCCCGGGCCGCGTCTCTCCGCCGACTCCGGCGCGTGGAGAGCCAGAAGTCACCGTGGAGATCGGAGAAACATACCTGTGCCGAAGGCCGGATAGCACCTGGC ATTCTGCTGAAGTGATCCAGTCTCGAGTGAACGATCAGGAGGGCCGAGAGGAATTCTATGTACACTACGTGGGCT TTAACCGGCGGCTGGACGAATGGGTAGACAAGAACCGGCTGGCACTGACCAAGACAGTGAAGGATGCCGTGCAGAAGAACTCAGAGAAGTACCTCAGCGAGCTGGCCGAGCAGCCTGAGCGGAAGATCACTCGAAACCAAAAGCGCAAGCATGACGAGATCAACCACGTGCAGAAG ACCTATGCAGAGATGGACCCCACAACAGCAGCCTTGGAGAAGGAACATGAGGCG ATCACCAAGGTGAAGTACGTGGACAAGATCCACATCGGGAACTACGAAATCGACGCCTGGTACTTCTCCCCGTTCCCTGAAGACTATGGGAAACAGCCCAAGCTCTGGCTCTGCGAGTACTGCCTCAAGTACATGAAATACGAAAAGAGCTACCGCTTCCACTTG ggccagTGCCAGTGGCGGCAACCCCCGGGGAAGGAGATCTATCGCAAGAGCAACATCTCTGTGTACGAGGTAGACGGCAAAGACCACAAG ATTTACTGTCAGAACCTGTGTCTGCTGGCCAAGCTTTTCCTGGACCACAAGACATTGTACTTCGACGTGGAGCCATTCGTCTTTTACATTTTGACTGAGGTGGACAGGCAGGGAGCCCACATCGTCGGCTATTTCTCGAAG GAAAAGGAGTCACCAGACGGGAACAACGTGGCCTGCATCCTGACCCTGCCCCCCTACCAGCGCCGTGGCTATGGAAAGTTCCTCATTGCTTTCA GTTATGAGCTGTCCAAGCTGGAGAGCACAGTAGGCTCCCCTGAGAAGCCACTGTCTGACCTGGGCAAGCTCAGCTACCGCAGCTACTGGTCCTGGGTCCTTCTGGAGATCCTGCGAGACTTCCGGGGCACACTGTCCATCAAGGACCTTAG CCAGATGACGAGCATCACCCAGAATGACATCATCAGCACCCTCCAGTCCCTCAACATGGTCAAGTACTGGAAGGGCCAACATGTGATCTGTGTCACACCCAAGCTGGTGGAGGAACACCTCAAAAGTGCCCAGTATAAGAAACCACCCATAACAG TGGACTCTGTCTGCCTCAAGTGGGCACCCCCCAAGCACAAGCAAGTCAAACTCTCCAAGAAGTGA
- the KAT8 gene encoding histone acetyltransferase KAT8 isoform X3: MAAQGAAAAIAAATSGVAGEGEPGPGENVAVEGTSPSPGRVSPPTPARGEPEVTVEIGETYLCRRPDSTWHSAEVIQSRVNDQEGREEFYVHYVGFNRRLDEWVDKNRLALTKTVKDAVQKNSEKYLSELAEQPERKITRNQKRKHDEINHVQKQLWQSWIDRVVQLKLLPAQELEPGLLILALFIRQKTYAEMDPTTAALEKEHEAITKVKYVDKIHIGNYEIDAWYFSPFPEDYGKQPKLWLCEYCLKYMKYEKSYRFHLGQCQWRQPPGKEIYRKSNISVYEVDGKDHKEKESPDGNNVACILTLPPYQRRGYGKFLIAFSYELSKLESTVGSPEKPLSDLGKLSYRSYWSWVLLEILRDFRGTLSIKDLSQMTSITQNDIISTLQSLNMVKYWKGQHVICVTPKLVEEHLKSAQYKKPPITVDSVCLKWAPPKHKQVKLSKK, from the exons ATGGCGGCACAAGGAGCAGCTGCGGCGATTGCGGCGGCGACTTCAGGGGTCGCGGGGGAGGGCGAGCCCGGGCCCGGCGAGAATGTGGCGGTCGAGGGGACCTCCCCGTCCCCGGGCCGCGTCTCTCCGCCGACTCCGGCGCGTGGAGAGCCAGAAGTCACCGTGGAGATCGGAGAAACATACCTGTGCCGAAGGCCGGATAGCACCTGGC ATTCTGCTGAAGTGATCCAGTCTCGAGTGAACGATCAGGAGGGCCGAGAGGAATTCTATGTACACTACGTGGGCT TTAACCGGCGGCTGGACGAATGGGTAGACAAGAACCGGCTGGCACTGACCAAGACAGTGAAGGATGCCGTGCAGAAGAACTCAGAGAAGTACCTCAGCGAGCTGGCCGAGCAGCCTGAGCGGAAGATCACTCGAAACCAAAAGCGCAAGCATGACGAGATCAACCACGTGCAGAAG CAACTGTGGCAGAGCTGGATTGATCGCGTTGTACAGCTGAAGCTCTTACCAGCCCAAGAACTGGAACCAGGCCTCCTGATCCTAGCCCTGTTCATCAGGCAAAAG ACCTATGCAGAGATGGACCCCACAACAGCAGCCTTGGAGAAGGAACATGAGGCG ATCACCAAGGTGAAGTACGTGGACAAGATCCACATCGGGAACTACGAAATCGACGCCTGGTACTTCTCCCCGTTCCCTGAAGACTATGGGAAACAGCCCAAGCTCTGGCTCTGCGAGTACTGCCTCAAGTACATGAAATACGAAAAGAGCTACCGCTTCCACTTG ggccagTGCCAGTGGCGGCAACCCCCGGGGAAGGAGATCTATCGCAAGAGCAACATCTCTGTGTACGAGGTAGACGGCAAAGACCACAAG GAAAAGGAGTCACCAGACGGGAACAACGTGGCCTGCATCCTGACCCTGCCCCCCTACCAGCGCCGTGGCTATGGAAAGTTCCTCATTGCTTTCA GTTATGAGCTGTCCAAGCTGGAGAGCACAGTAGGCTCCCCTGAGAAGCCACTGTCTGACCTGGGCAAGCTCAGCTACCGCAGCTACTGGTCCTGGGTCCTTCTGGAGATCCTGCGAGACTTCCGGGGCACACTGTCCATCAAGGACCTTAG CCAGATGACGAGCATCACCCAGAATGACATCATCAGCACCCTCCAGTCCCTCAACATGGTCAAGTACTGGAAGGGCCAACATGTGATCTGTGTCACACCCAAGCTGGTGGAGGAACACCTCAAAAGTGCCCAGTATAAGAAACCACCCATAACAG TGGACTCTGTCTGCCTCAAGTGGGCACCCCCCAAGCACAAGCAAGTCAAACTCTCCAAGAAGTGA
- the VKORC1 gene encoding vitamin K epoxide reductase complex subunit 1 isoform X1: MGSTWRSPGWVRLALCLAGLGLSLYALHVKAARARDRDYRALCDVGTAISCSRVFSSRWGRGFGLVEHVLGKDSVLNQSNSIFGCIFYTLQLLLGCLQGRWASVLLVLSSLVSLAGSVYLAWILFFVLYDFCIVCITTYAINVGLMVLSFREVQEPQGKVKGH; the protein is encoded by the exons ATGGGCAGTACCTGGCGGAGCCCTGGGTGGGTGCGGCTCGCTCTCTGCCTCGCGGGCTTAGGACTTTCTCTCTACGCGCTGCACGTGAAGGCGGCGCGCGCCCGGGACCGGGATTACCGCGCGCTCTGCGACGTGGGCACCGCCATCAGCTGTTCGCGCGTCTTCTCCTCCAG gtGGGGCCGGGGCTTCGGACTGGTGGAACACGTACTGGGCAAGGACAGCGTCCTCAATCAATCCAACAGCATATTCGGTTGCATCTTCTACACACTACAGTTGTTGTTAG GTTGCCTACAGGGCCGCTGGGCATCTGTCCTGCTGGTGTTGAGTTCCCTGGTGTCTCTAGCTGGTTCTGTCTACCTGGCCTGGATCCTGTTCTTCGTGCTCTATGATTTCTGCATTGTTTGCATCACCACCTATGCCATCAATGTGGGCCTGATGGTGCTGAGCTTCCGGGAGGTCCAGGAACCCCAGGGCAAGGTCAAGGGGCACTGA
- the KAT8 gene encoding histone acetyltransferase KAT8 isoform X1 has protein sequence MAAQGAAAAIAAATSGVAGEGEPGPGENVAVEGTSPSPGRVSPPTPARGEPEVTVEIGETYLCRRPDSTWHSAEVIQSRVNDQEGREEFYVHYVGFNRRLDEWVDKNRLALTKTVKDAVQKNSEKYLSELAEQPERKITRNQKRKHDEINHVQKQLWQSWIDRVVQLKLLPAQELEPGLLILALFIRQKTYAEMDPTTAALEKEHEAITKVKYVDKIHIGNYEIDAWYFSPFPEDYGKQPKLWLCEYCLKYMKYEKSYRFHLGQCQWRQPPGKEIYRKSNISVYEVDGKDHKIYCQNLCLLAKLFLDHKTLYFDVEPFVFYILTEVDRQGAHIVGYFSKEKESPDGNNVACILTLPPYQRRGYGKFLIAFSYELSKLESTVGSPEKPLSDLGKLSYRSYWSWVLLEILRDFRGTLSIKDLSQMTSITQNDIISTLQSLNMVKYWKGQHVICVTPKLVEEHLKSAQYKKPPITVDSVCLKWAPPKHKQVKLSKK, from the exons ATGGCGGCACAAGGAGCAGCTGCGGCGATTGCGGCGGCGACTTCAGGGGTCGCGGGGGAGGGCGAGCCCGGGCCCGGCGAGAATGTGGCGGTCGAGGGGACCTCCCCGTCCCCGGGCCGCGTCTCTCCGCCGACTCCGGCGCGTGGAGAGCCAGAAGTCACCGTGGAGATCGGAGAAACATACCTGTGCCGAAGGCCGGATAGCACCTGGC ATTCTGCTGAAGTGATCCAGTCTCGAGTGAACGATCAGGAGGGCCGAGAGGAATTCTATGTACACTACGTGGGCT TTAACCGGCGGCTGGACGAATGGGTAGACAAGAACCGGCTGGCACTGACCAAGACAGTGAAGGATGCCGTGCAGAAGAACTCAGAGAAGTACCTCAGCGAGCTGGCCGAGCAGCCTGAGCGGAAGATCACTCGAAACCAAAAGCGCAAGCATGACGAGATCAACCACGTGCAGAAG CAACTGTGGCAGAGCTGGATTGATCGCGTTGTACAGCTGAAGCTCTTACCAGCCCAAGAACTGGAACCAGGCCTCCTGATCCTAGCCCTGTTCATCAGGCAAAAG ACCTATGCAGAGATGGACCCCACAACAGCAGCCTTGGAGAAGGAACATGAGGCG ATCACCAAGGTGAAGTACGTGGACAAGATCCACATCGGGAACTACGAAATCGACGCCTGGTACTTCTCCCCGTTCCCTGAAGACTATGGGAAACAGCCCAAGCTCTGGCTCTGCGAGTACTGCCTCAAGTACATGAAATACGAAAAGAGCTACCGCTTCCACTTG ggccagTGCCAGTGGCGGCAACCCCCGGGGAAGGAGATCTATCGCAAGAGCAACATCTCTGTGTACGAGGTAGACGGCAAAGACCACAAG ATTTACTGTCAGAACCTGTGTCTGCTGGCCAAGCTTTTCCTGGACCACAAGACATTGTACTTCGACGTGGAGCCATTCGTCTTTTACATTTTGACTGAGGTGGACAGGCAGGGAGCCCACATCGTCGGCTATTTCTCGAAG GAAAAGGAGTCACCAGACGGGAACAACGTGGCCTGCATCCTGACCCTGCCCCCCTACCAGCGCCGTGGCTATGGAAAGTTCCTCATTGCTTTCA GTTATGAGCTGTCCAAGCTGGAGAGCACAGTAGGCTCCCCTGAGAAGCCACTGTCTGACCTGGGCAAGCTCAGCTACCGCAGCTACTGGTCCTGGGTCCTTCTGGAGATCCTGCGAGACTTCCGGGGCACACTGTCCATCAAGGACCTTAG CCAGATGACGAGCATCACCCAGAATGACATCATCAGCACCCTCCAGTCCCTCAACATGGTCAAGTACTGGAAGGGCCAACATGTGATCTGTGTCACACCCAAGCTGGTGGAGGAACACCTCAAAAGTGCCCAGTATAAGAAACCACCCATAACAG TGGACTCTGTCTGCCTCAAGTGGGCACCCCCCAAGCACAAGCAAGTCAAACTCTCCAAGAAGTGA
- the BCKDK gene encoding 3-methyl-2-oxobutanoate dehydrogenase [lipoamide] kinase, mitochondrial isoform X2, which yields MILASVLGSGPRGGPALWPLLGPALSLRARSTSATDTHHVEMARERSKTVTSFYNQSAIDVAAEKKSARYLQQELPVRIAHRIKGFRSLPFIIGCNPTILHVHELYIRAFQKLTDFPPIKDQADDAQYCQLVRQLLDDHKDVVTLLAEGLRESRKHIEDEKLVRYFLDKTLTSRLGIRMLATHHLALHEDKPDFVGIICTRLSPKKIIEKWVDFARRLCEHKYGNAPRVRINGHVAARFPFIPMPLDYILPELLKNAMRATMESHLDTPYNVPDVVITIANNDIDLVIRISDRGGGIAHKDLDRVMDYHFTTAEASTQDPRISPLFGHLDLHSGGQSGPMHGFGFGLPTSRAYAEYLGGSLRLQSLQGIGTDVYLRLRHIDGREESFRI from the exons ATGATACTGGCTTCCGTGCTGGGGAGCGGACCCCGGGGCGGGCCAGCACTCTGGCCTCTCTTGGGGCCCGCACTCTCTCTCCGGGCCCGCTCCACATCAGCCACCGATACCCACCACGTGGAGATGGCACGGGAGCGCTCCAAAACAGTCACCTCCTTTTACAACCAATCGGCCATCGATGTGGCAGCGGAGAAG aaAAGTGCCCGGTACTTGCAGCAGGAGTTGCCAGTGAGGATCGCTCACCGTATCAAGGGCTTCCGCAGCCTTCCTTTCATCATTGGCTGCAACCCCACCATACTGCACGTG CACGAGCTGTACATCCGTGCCTTCCAGAAGCTGACAGACTTCCCTCCG ATCAAGGACCAGGCGGACGATGCCCAGTACTGCCAGCTGGTGCGACAGCTGTTGGACGACCACAAGGATGTGGTGACCCTCTTAGCTGAGGGCCTGCGTGAGAGCCGGAAGCACATAGAG GATGAGAAGCTCGTCCGCTACTTCTTAGACAAGACGTTGACTTCAAGGCTTGGGATCCGCATGTTGGCTACACATCATCTGGCGCTACATGAGGACAAG CCCGACTTTGTTGGCATCATCTGCACTCGcctctcaccaaagaagattatTGAAAAATGGGTGGACTTTGCCAG ACGCCTGTGTGAACACAAGTATGGCAACGCCCCCCGAGTCCGCATCAATGGACATGTGGCTGCCCGTTTCCCCTTCATCCCGATGCCGCTGGACTACATCCTGCCCGAGCTGCTCAAGAATGCCATGAG AGCCACAATGGAGAGTCACCTAGACACTCCCTACAATGTCCCAGATGTGGTCATCACCATCGCCAACAATGATATCGATCTCGTCATCAG GATTTCAGACCGGGGCGGGGGAATCGCTCACAAAGACCTGGATCGGGTTATGGACTACCACTTCACTACGGCTGAGGCCAGCACCCAGGACCCCCGGATCAGCCCCCTCTTCGGCCACCTGGACCTGCACAGTGGCGGCCAGTCGGGACCCATGCACGG CTTTGGCTTCGGGCTGCCCACATCGCGGGCCTACGCAGAGTACCTCGGTGGTTCCCTTCGGCTGCAGTCCCTACAGGGCATTGGCACGGACGTCTACCTGCGGCTCCGTCACATCGACGGCCGGGAGGAAAGCTTCCGCATCTGA
- the KAT8 gene encoding histone acetyltransferase KAT8 isoform X4, which yields MAAQGAAAAIAAATSGVAGEGEPGPGENVAVEGTSPSPGRVSPPTPARGEPEVTVEIGETYLCRRPDSTWHSAEVIQSRVNDQEGREEFYVHYVGFNRRLDEWVDKNRLALTKTVKDAVQKNSEKYLSELAEQPERKITRNQKRKHDEINHVQKQLWQSWIDRVVQLKLLPAQELEPGLLILALFIRQKTYAEMDPTTAALEKEHEAITKVKYVDKIHIGNYEIDAWYFSPFPEDYGKQPKLWLCEYCLKYMKYEKSYRFHLGQCQWRQPPGKEIYRKSNISVYEVDGKDHKIYCQNLCLLAKLFLDHKTLYFDVEPFVFYILTEVDRQGAHIVGYFSKEKESPDGNNVACILTLPPYQRRGYGKFLIAFSYELSKLESTVGSPEKPLSDLGKLSYRSYWSWVLLEILRDFRGTLSIKDLSQTPQGSCLQHLL from the exons ATGGCGGCACAAGGAGCAGCTGCGGCGATTGCGGCGGCGACTTCAGGGGTCGCGGGGGAGGGCGAGCCCGGGCCCGGCGAGAATGTGGCGGTCGAGGGGACCTCCCCGTCCCCGGGCCGCGTCTCTCCGCCGACTCCGGCGCGTGGAGAGCCAGAAGTCACCGTGGAGATCGGAGAAACATACCTGTGCCGAAGGCCGGATAGCACCTGGC ATTCTGCTGAAGTGATCCAGTCTCGAGTGAACGATCAGGAGGGCCGAGAGGAATTCTATGTACACTACGTGGGCT TTAACCGGCGGCTGGACGAATGGGTAGACAAGAACCGGCTGGCACTGACCAAGACAGTGAAGGATGCCGTGCAGAAGAACTCAGAGAAGTACCTCAGCGAGCTGGCCGAGCAGCCTGAGCGGAAGATCACTCGAAACCAAAAGCGCAAGCATGACGAGATCAACCACGTGCAGAAG CAACTGTGGCAGAGCTGGATTGATCGCGTTGTACAGCTGAAGCTCTTACCAGCCCAAGAACTGGAACCAGGCCTCCTGATCCTAGCCCTGTTCATCAGGCAAAAG ACCTATGCAGAGATGGACCCCACAACAGCAGCCTTGGAGAAGGAACATGAGGCG ATCACCAAGGTGAAGTACGTGGACAAGATCCACATCGGGAACTACGAAATCGACGCCTGGTACTTCTCCCCGTTCCCTGAAGACTATGGGAAACAGCCCAAGCTCTGGCTCTGCGAGTACTGCCTCAAGTACATGAAATACGAAAAGAGCTACCGCTTCCACTTG ggccagTGCCAGTGGCGGCAACCCCCGGGGAAGGAGATCTATCGCAAGAGCAACATCTCTGTGTACGAGGTAGACGGCAAAGACCACAAG ATTTACTGTCAGAACCTGTGTCTGCTGGCCAAGCTTTTCCTGGACCACAAGACATTGTACTTCGACGTGGAGCCATTCGTCTTTTACATTTTGACTGAGGTGGACAGGCAGGGAGCCCACATCGTCGGCTATTTCTCGAAG GAAAAGGAGTCACCAGACGGGAACAACGTGGCCTGCATCCTGACCCTGCCCCCCTACCAGCGCCGTGGCTATGGAAAGTTCCTCATTGCTTTCA GTTATGAGCTGTCCAAGCTGGAGAGCACAGTAGGCTCCCCTGAGAAGCCACTGTCTGACCTGGGCAAGCTCAGCTACCGCAGCTACTGGTCCTGGGTCCTTCTGGAGATCCTGCGAGACTTCCGGGGCACACTGTCCATCAAGGACCTTAG CCAAACCCCGCAAGGGAGCTGTCTCCAGCATCTGCTCTAA